One Triticum dicoccoides isolate Atlit2015 ecotype Zavitan chromosome 4B, WEW_v2.0, whole genome shotgun sequence genomic window carries:
- the LOC119295160 gene encoding homeobox-leucine zipper protein ROC6-like isoform X2, with amino-acid sequence MVASLPSLLCWKHCLGVKSGVGSICLVVVWWIWSGQRLGEHGALVVSPFGVDHRSTVAMVGEWQPQNGQVHDEIDLSIPVDDKDLIWSNTGTMDDDEDVATADEGITDAGSASHMRKRGRHANRQIQELEAMFQQCPHPDENLRIALSKKVCMDPLRVKFWFQNRRNAKKNQNERQQNMVLRTENIMLEEENRAMKAAILKKTCPTCKGPMVFFRPLTPELRRLHMENARLKAELLHRTAYLHGVSAGTAGSSRILCDLNVDPVMPLPLRQDDLMADTMGHCAPGGCASAAGGPEHAALERHVLAALRELMMLMKQGEPMWQPAALGGEVLDHQLYRATTLPGLLELPPPGFTANGTRDTGLIMCTGADLVRIFMDENCWSETFPDIVASVSADNIGHGCICQGGVILMKAGLRVLSPGVSSCDVKFVRQCQMIEQGVWAVVDVSLDANGTSELRAWNTGLPGACRVLPSGCLIKDMNNGYCKVAMIVNAEYDKGFMRPPLHPLLSSGHTFSARRWLTSLQRRCEFLAQRLSPAYGISRAAGGAITPEGRNNVLELARRMTESFYVAISAPRGEAWRKVADSRGSCGVGGESFQLAMHVVTPLAAPGEQAAGLVLCATTTAWLPEIPPQRVFDYICDVERRGEWDVLAEGARVQEDASLATAQFPLTGVSILRPTVMGRGRGGSSCNKKLILQQACGDAPCMVVAYAPIDTADLKDVMHGGRRASLSLLPSGFSILPDGVGDIQTDPLDANPSAVDPIDHQRSCGSLVSVLRQTHLIGGNLTAQTVDNFGNNVSGSIMKIKDAVHAKRVMTV; translated from the exons ATCGACCTCAGCATCCCAGTCGATGACAAAGACTTGATCTGGAGCAACACGGGCACgatggatgatgatgaagatgttgcTACCGCGGATGAAGGTATTACTGATGCCGGGAGTGCTAGTCACATGAGGAAGAGGGGCAGGCATGCAAACCGCCAAATTCAGGAACTTGAAGC TATGTTCCAGCAATGTCCCCACCCCGATGAGAATCTACGTATCGCCCTCAGCAAGAAGGTGTGCATGGATCCTCTTCGGGTCAAGTTCTGGTTCCAGAATCGACGCAATGCAAAGAAG AACCAGAATGAGCGTCAACAGAACATGGTGCTCCGGACGGAGAACATTATGCTAGAAGAAGAGAATCGAGCCATGAAGGCCGCAATACTGAAGAAGACCTGCCCCACATGCAAAGGCCCGATGGTGTTCTTTAGGCCGCTGACCCCGGAGCTGCGGCGCCTACACATGGAGAACGCGAGGCTTAAGGCCGAACTCCTCCACAGGACGGCCTACCTCCACGGTGTCTCTGCTGGAACTGCAGGCTCGTCACGGATTCTCTGCGATCTCAACGTCGACCCCGTCATGCCGCTTCCGCTACGCCAGGACGATCTCATGGCGGACACCATGGGTCACTGTGCTCCCGGCGGCTGCGCATCCGCCGCCGGCGGCCCGGAGCACGCCGCGCTTGAGAGGCACGTCCTCGCTGCACTCCGCGAGCTCATGATGCTGATGAAGCAGGGCGAGCCAATGTGGCAGCCGGCAGCCCTGGGCGGCGAGGTGCTCGACCACCAGCTGTATCGTGCGACCACGCTCCCAGGCTTACTCGAGCTTCCCCCGCCGGGGTTCACGGCGAATGGCACTCGGGACACTGGCTTGATTATGTGCACTGGAGCCGACCTTGTCCGCATCTTCATGGACGAG AACTGTTGGTCTGAGACGTTCCCCGATATCGTGGCAAGTGTTTCCGCCGACAACATCGGCCACGGTTGTATCTGCCAAGGGGGAGTGATACTG ATGAAGGCAGGCCTTCGGGTGCTGTCGCCAGGGGTGTCGAGTTGCGATGTGAAGTTCGTGAGGCAATGCCAGATGATAGAGCAAGGCGTTTGGGCCGTGGTGGACGTGTCTCTTGATGCCAATGGCACATCTGAGCTCAGAGCATGGAACACTGGCCTACCGGGGGCCTGCCGGGTGCTGCCAAGTGGGTGTCTTATCAAGGACATGAACAATGGCTACTGCAAG GTGGCAATGATCGTGAACGCGGAGTACGACAAGGGCTTCATGCGGCCGCCGCTCCACCCGCTGCTGAGCTCAGGGCACACCTTCAGCGCACGCCGCTGGCTGACATCGCTCCAGAGGAGGTGCGAATTCCTTGCGCAGCGCTTGAGCCCCGCCTATGGCATCAGCAGGGCAG CAGGTGGTGCTATAACGCCCGAGGGGCGAAACAACGTCCTGGAGCTGGCACGGAGGATGACGGAGAGCTTCTATGTAGCCATCTCTGCGCCCAGGGGCGAGGCGTGGCGCAAGGTCGCCGACTCGCGCGGCAGCTGCGGAGTCGGCGGCGAGTCCTTCCAGCTGGCCATGCACGTGGTGACTCCGCTCGCTGCACCTGGAGAGCAGGCGGCCGGGCTCGTGCTGTGCGCTACCACGACGGCGTGGCTCCCCGAGATACCGCCGCAGCGCGTGTTCGACTACATCTGCGACGTGGAGCGCCGTGGCGAGTGGGACGTGCTTGCCGAGGGCGCACGCGTGCAGGAGGACGCTTCCCTTGCCACGGCCCAGTTCCCTCTTACCGGCGTCTCCATCCTTCGCCCCACTGTAATG ggtcgtggtcgtggtggaagCAGCTGCAACAAGAAGCTCATCCTGCAGCAGGCTTGCGGCGACGCGCCGTGCATGGTGGTGGCGTACGCTCCGATTGACACGGCAGACCTGAAGGACGTGATGCATGGGGGCAGACGTGCCTCTCTCTCCCTGCTGCCCTCCGGGTTCTCCATCCTTCCTGACGGCGTCGGCGACATACAGACGGATCCGCTTGATGCCAACCCCTCCGCGGTCGACCCCATAGACCACCAGAGGAGCTGCGGATCTCTCGTCTCTGTCCTGCGGCAGACTCACCTGATTGGAGGGAACCTCACCGCACAGACCGTCGACAACTTCGGGAATAATGTCTCCGGTTCCATCATGAAGATCAAGGATGCGGTCCATGCCAAGAGGGTTATGACCGTCTGA
- the LOC119295160 gene encoding homeobox-leucine zipper protein ROC6-like isoform X6, translating into MFSSNVALASKEENCPSKVAMVGEWQPQNGQVHDEIDLSIPVDDKDLIWSNTGTMDDDEDVATADEGITDAGSASHMRKRGRHANRQIQELEAMFQQCPHPDENLRIALSKKVCMDPLRVKFWFQNRRNAKKNQNERQQNMVLRTENIMLEEENRAMKAAILKKTCPTCKGPMVFFRPLTPELRRLHMENARLKAELLHRTAYLHGVSAGTAGSSRILCDLNVDPVMPLPLRQDDLMADTMGHCAPGGCASAAGGPEHAALERHVLAALRELMMLMKQGEPMWQPAALGGEVLDHQLYRATTLPGLLELPPPGFTANGTRDTGLIMCTGADLVRIFMDENCWSETFPDIVASVSADNIGHGCICQGGVILMKAGLRVLSPGVSSCDVKFVRQCQMIEQGVWAVVDVSLDANGTSELRAWNTGLPGACRVLPSGCLIKDMNNGYCKVAMIVNAEYDKGFMRPPLHPLLSSGHTFSARRWLTSLQRRCEFLAQRLSPAYGISRAAGGAITPEGRNNVLELARRMTESFYVAISAPRGEAWRKVADSRGSCGVGGESFQLAMHVVTPLAAPGEQAAGLVLCATTTAWLPEIPPQRVFDYICDVERRGEWDVLAEGARVQEDASLATAQFPLTGVSILRPTVMGRGRGGSSCNKKLILQQACGDAPCMVVAYAPIDTADLKDVMHGGRRASLSLLPSGFSILPDGVGDIQTDPLDANPSAVDPIDHQRSCGSLVSVLRQTHLIGGNLTAQTVDNFGNNVSGSIMKIKDAVHAKRVMTV; encoded by the exons ATCGACCTCAGCATCCCAGTCGATGACAAAGACTTGATCTGGAGCAACACGGGCACgatggatgatgatgaagatgttgcTACCGCGGATGAAGGTATTACTGATGCCGGGAGTGCTAGTCACATGAGGAAGAGGGGCAGGCATGCAAACCGCCAAATTCAGGAACTTGAAGC TATGTTCCAGCAATGTCCCCACCCCGATGAGAATCTACGTATCGCCCTCAGCAAGAAGGTGTGCATGGATCCTCTTCGGGTCAAGTTCTGGTTCCAGAATCGACGCAATGCAAAGAAG AACCAGAATGAGCGTCAACAGAACATGGTGCTCCGGACGGAGAACATTATGCTAGAAGAAGAGAATCGAGCCATGAAGGCCGCAATACTGAAGAAGACCTGCCCCACATGCAAAGGCCCGATGGTGTTCTTTAGGCCGCTGACCCCGGAGCTGCGGCGCCTACACATGGAGAACGCGAGGCTTAAGGCCGAACTCCTCCACAGGACGGCCTACCTCCACGGTGTCTCTGCTGGAACTGCAGGCTCGTCACGGATTCTCTGCGATCTCAACGTCGACCCCGTCATGCCGCTTCCGCTACGCCAGGACGATCTCATGGCGGACACCATGGGTCACTGTGCTCCCGGCGGCTGCGCATCCGCCGCCGGCGGCCCGGAGCACGCCGCGCTTGAGAGGCACGTCCTCGCTGCACTCCGCGAGCTCATGATGCTGATGAAGCAGGGCGAGCCAATGTGGCAGCCGGCAGCCCTGGGCGGCGAGGTGCTCGACCACCAGCTGTATCGTGCGACCACGCTCCCAGGCTTACTCGAGCTTCCCCCGCCGGGGTTCACGGCGAATGGCACTCGGGACACTGGCTTGATTATGTGCACTGGAGCCGACCTTGTCCGCATCTTCATGGACGAG AACTGTTGGTCTGAGACGTTCCCCGATATCGTGGCAAGTGTTTCCGCCGACAACATCGGCCACGGTTGTATCTGCCAAGGGGGAGTGATACTG ATGAAGGCAGGCCTTCGGGTGCTGTCGCCAGGGGTGTCGAGTTGCGATGTGAAGTTCGTGAGGCAATGCCAGATGATAGAGCAAGGCGTTTGGGCCGTGGTGGACGTGTCTCTTGATGCCAATGGCACATCTGAGCTCAGAGCATGGAACACTGGCCTACCGGGGGCCTGCCGGGTGCTGCCAAGTGGGTGTCTTATCAAGGACATGAACAATGGCTACTGCAAG GTGGCAATGATCGTGAACGCGGAGTACGACAAGGGCTTCATGCGGCCGCCGCTCCACCCGCTGCTGAGCTCAGGGCACACCTTCAGCGCACGCCGCTGGCTGACATCGCTCCAGAGGAGGTGCGAATTCCTTGCGCAGCGCTTGAGCCCCGCCTATGGCATCAGCAGGGCAG CAGGTGGTGCTATAACGCCCGAGGGGCGAAACAACGTCCTGGAGCTGGCACGGAGGATGACGGAGAGCTTCTATGTAGCCATCTCTGCGCCCAGGGGCGAGGCGTGGCGCAAGGTCGCCGACTCGCGCGGCAGCTGCGGAGTCGGCGGCGAGTCCTTCCAGCTGGCCATGCACGTGGTGACTCCGCTCGCTGCACCTGGAGAGCAGGCGGCCGGGCTCGTGCTGTGCGCTACCACGACGGCGTGGCTCCCCGAGATACCGCCGCAGCGCGTGTTCGACTACATCTGCGACGTGGAGCGCCGTGGCGAGTGGGACGTGCTTGCCGAGGGCGCACGCGTGCAGGAGGACGCTTCCCTTGCCACGGCCCAGTTCCCTCTTACCGGCGTCTCCATCCTTCGCCCCACTGTAATG ggtcgtggtcgtggtggaagCAGCTGCAACAAGAAGCTCATCCTGCAGCAGGCTTGCGGCGACGCGCCGTGCATGGTGGTGGCGTACGCTCCGATTGACACGGCAGACCTGAAGGACGTGATGCATGGGGGCAGACGTGCCTCTCTCTCCCTGCTGCCCTCCGGGTTCTCCATCCTTCCTGACGGCGTCGGCGACATACAGACGGATCCGCTTGATGCCAACCCCTCCGCGGTCGACCCCATAGACCACCAGAGGAGCTGCGGATCTCTCGTCTCTGTCCTGCGGCAGACTCACCTGATTGGAGGGAACCTCACCGCACAGACCGTCGACAACTTCGGGAATAATGTCTCCGGTTCCATCATGAAGATCAAGGATGCGGTCCATGCCAAGAGGGTTATGACCGTCTGA
- the LOC119295160 gene encoding homeobox-leucine zipper protein ROC6-like isoform X5, whose amino-acid sequence MVASLPSLLCWKHCLGVKSGVGSICLVVVWWIWSGQRLGEHGALVVAMVGEWQPQNGQVHDEIDLSIPVDDKDLIWSNTGTMDDDEDVATADEGITDAGSASHMRKRGRHANRQIQELEAMFQQCPHPDENLRIALSKKVCMDPLRVKFWFQNRRNAKKNQNERQQNMVLRTENIMLEEENRAMKAAILKKTCPTCKGPMVFFRPLTPELRRLHMENARLKAELLHRTAYLHGVSAGTAGSSRILCDLNVDPVMPLPLRQDDLMADTMGHCAPGGCASAAGGPEHAALERHVLAALRELMMLMKQGEPMWQPAALGGEVLDHQLYRATTLPGLLELPPPGFTANGTRDTGLIMCTGADLVRIFMDENCWSETFPDIVASVSADNIGHGCICQGGVILMKAGLRVLSPGVSSCDVKFVRQCQMIEQGVWAVVDVSLDANGTSELRAWNTGLPGACRVLPSGCLIKDMNNGYCKVAMIVNAEYDKGFMRPPLHPLLSSGHTFSARRWLTSLQRRCEFLAQRLSPAYGISRAAGGAITPEGRNNVLELARRMTESFYVAISAPRGEAWRKVADSRGSCGVGGESFQLAMHVVTPLAAPGEQAAGLVLCATTTAWLPEIPPQRVFDYICDVERRGEWDVLAEGARVQEDASLATAQFPLTGVSILRPTVMGRGRGGSSCNKKLILQQACGDAPCMVVAYAPIDTADLKDVMHGGRRASLSLLPSGFSILPDGVGDIQTDPLDANPSAVDPIDHQRSCGSLVSVLRQTHLIGGNLTAQTVDNFGNNVSGSIMKIKDAVHAKRVMTV is encoded by the exons ATCGACCTCAGCATCCCAGTCGATGACAAAGACTTGATCTGGAGCAACACGGGCACgatggatgatgatgaagatgttgcTACCGCGGATGAAGGTATTACTGATGCCGGGAGTGCTAGTCACATGAGGAAGAGGGGCAGGCATGCAAACCGCCAAATTCAGGAACTTGAAGC TATGTTCCAGCAATGTCCCCACCCCGATGAGAATCTACGTATCGCCCTCAGCAAGAAGGTGTGCATGGATCCTCTTCGGGTCAAGTTCTGGTTCCAGAATCGACGCAATGCAAAGAAG AACCAGAATGAGCGTCAACAGAACATGGTGCTCCGGACGGAGAACATTATGCTAGAAGAAGAGAATCGAGCCATGAAGGCCGCAATACTGAAGAAGACCTGCCCCACATGCAAAGGCCCGATGGTGTTCTTTAGGCCGCTGACCCCGGAGCTGCGGCGCCTACACATGGAGAACGCGAGGCTTAAGGCCGAACTCCTCCACAGGACGGCCTACCTCCACGGTGTCTCTGCTGGAACTGCAGGCTCGTCACGGATTCTCTGCGATCTCAACGTCGACCCCGTCATGCCGCTTCCGCTACGCCAGGACGATCTCATGGCGGACACCATGGGTCACTGTGCTCCCGGCGGCTGCGCATCCGCCGCCGGCGGCCCGGAGCACGCCGCGCTTGAGAGGCACGTCCTCGCTGCACTCCGCGAGCTCATGATGCTGATGAAGCAGGGCGAGCCAATGTGGCAGCCGGCAGCCCTGGGCGGCGAGGTGCTCGACCACCAGCTGTATCGTGCGACCACGCTCCCAGGCTTACTCGAGCTTCCCCCGCCGGGGTTCACGGCGAATGGCACTCGGGACACTGGCTTGATTATGTGCACTGGAGCCGACCTTGTCCGCATCTTCATGGACGAG AACTGTTGGTCTGAGACGTTCCCCGATATCGTGGCAAGTGTTTCCGCCGACAACATCGGCCACGGTTGTATCTGCCAAGGGGGAGTGATACTG ATGAAGGCAGGCCTTCGGGTGCTGTCGCCAGGGGTGTCGAGTTGCGATGTGAAGTTCGTGAGGCAATGCCAGATGATAGAGCAAGGCGTTTGGGCCGTGGTGGACGTGTCTCTTGATGCCAATGGCACATCTGAGCTCAGAGCATGGAACACTGGCCTACCGGGGGCCTGCCGGGTGCTGCCAAGTGGGTGTCTTATCAAGGACATGAACAATGGCTACTGCAAG GTGGCAATGATCGTGAACGCGGAGTACGACAAGGGCTTCATGCGGCCGCCGCTCCACCCGCTGCTGAGCTCAGGGCACACCTTCAGCGCACGCCGCTGGCTGACATCGCTCCAGAGGAGGTGCGAATTCCTTGCGCAGCGCTTGAGCCCCGCCTATGGCATCAGCAGGGCAG CAGGTGGTGCTATAACGCCCGAGGGGCGAAACAACGTCCTGGAGCTGGCACGGAGGATGACGGAGAGCTTCTATGTAGCCATCTCTGCGCCCAGGGGCGAGGCGTGGCGCAAGGTCGCCGACTCGCGCGGCAGCTGCGGAGTCGGCGGCGAGTCCTTCCAGCTGGCCATGCACGTGGTGACTCCGCTCGCTGCACCTGGAGAGCAGGCGGCCGGGCTCGTGCTGTGCGCTACCACGACGGCGTGGCTCCCCGAGATACCGCCGCAGCGCGTGTTCGACTACATCTGCGACGTGGAGCGCCGTGGCGAGTGGGACGTGCTTGCCGAGGGCGCACGCGTGCAGGAGGACGCTTCCCTTGCCACGGCCCAGTTCCCTCTTACCGGCGTCTCCATCCTTCGCCCCACTGTAATG ggtcgtggtcgtggtggaagCAGCTGCAACAAGAAGCTCATCCTGCAGCAGGCTTGCGGCGACGCGCCGTGCATGGTGGTGGCGTACGCTCCGATTGACACGGCAGACCTGAAGGACGTGATGCATGGGGGCAGACGTGCCTCTCTCTCCCTGCTGCCCTCCGGGTTCTCCATCCTTCCTGACGGCGTCGGCGACATACAGACGGATCCGCTTGATGCCAACCCCTCCGCGGTCGACCCCATAGACCACCAGAGGAGCTGCGGATCTCTCGTCTCTGTCCTGCGGCAGACTCACCTGATTGGAGGGAACCTCACCGCACAGACCGTCGACAACTTCGGGAATAATGTCTCCGGTTCCATCATGAAGATCAAGGATGCGGTCCATGCCAAGAGGGTTATGACCGTCTGA
- the LOC119295160 gene encoding homeobox-leucine zipper protein ROC6-like isoform X3, which yields MQVAPDELCQLASWDQSGICLALSDVSFLSGVLDVCGYARSSRYNTTVVGVLFGNSVAMVGEWQPQNGQVHDEIDLSIPVDDKDLIWSNTGTMDDDEDVATADEGITDAGSASHMRKRGRHANRQIQELEAMFQQCPHPDENLRIALSKKVCMDPLRVKFWFQNRRNAKKNQNERQQNMVLRTENIMLEEENRAMKAAILKKTCPTCKGPMVFFRPLTPELRRLHMENARLKAELLHRTAYLHGVSAGTAGSSRILCDLNVDPVMPLPLRQDDLMADTMGHCAPGGCASAAGGPEHAALERHVLAALRELMMLMKQGEPMWQPAALGGEVLDHQLYRATTLPGLLELPPPGFTANGTRDTGLIMCTGADLVRIFMDENCWSETFPDIVASVSADNIGHGCICQGGVILMKAGLRVLSPGVSSCDVKFVRQCQMIEQGVWAVVDVSLDANGTSELRAWNTGLPGACRVLPSGCLIKDMNNGYCKVAMIVNAEYDKGFMRPPLHPLLSSGHTFSARRWLTSLQRRCEFLAQRLSPAYGISRAGGAITPEGRNNVLELARRMTESFYVAISAPRGEAWRKVADSRGSCGVGGESFQLAMHVVTPLAAPGEQAAGLVLCATTTAWLPEIPPQRVFDYICDVERRGEWDVLAEGARVQEDASLATAQFPLTGVSILRPTVMGRGRGGSSCNKKLILQQACGDAPCMVVAYAPIDTADLKDVMHGGRRASLSLLPSGFSILPDGVGDIQTDPLDANPSAVDPIDHQRSCGSLVSVLRQTHLIGGNLTAQTVDNFGNNVSGSIMKIKDAVHAKRVMTV from the exons ATCGACCTCAGCATCCCAGTCGATGACAAAGACTTGATCTGGAGCAACACGGGCACgatggatgatgatgaagatgttgcTACCGCGGATGAAGGTATTACTGATGCCGGGAGTGCTAGTCACATGAGGAAGAGGGGCAGGCATGCAAACCGCCAAATTCAGGAACTTGAAGC TATGTTCCAGCAATGTCCCCACCCCGATGAGAATCTACGTATCGCCCTCAGCAAGAAGGTGTGCATGGATCCTCTTCGGGTCAAGTTCTGGTTCCAGAATCGACGCAATGCAAAGAAG AACCAGAATGAGCGTCAACAGAACATGGTGCTCCGGACGGAGAACATTATGCTAGAAGAAGAGAATCGAGCCATGAAGGCCGCAATACTGAAGAAGACCTGCCCCACATGCAAAGGCCCGATGGTGTTCTTTAGGCCGCTGACCCCGGAGCTGCGGCGCCTACACATGGAGAACGCGAGGCTTAAGGCCGAACTCCTCCACAGGACGGCCTACCTCCACGGTGTCTCTGCTGGAACTGCAGGCTCGTCACGGATTCTCTGCGATCTCAACGTCGACCCCGTCATGCCGCTTCCGCTACGCCAGGACGATCTCATGGCGGACACCATGGGTCACTGTGCTCCCGGCGGCTGCGCATCCGCCGCCGGCGGCCCGGAGCACGCCGCGCTTGAGAGGCACGTCCTCGCTGCACTCCGCGAGCTCATGATGCTGATGAAGCAGGGCGAGCCAATGTGGCAGCCGGCAGCCCTGGGCGGCGAGGTGCTCGACCACCAGCTGTATCGTGCGACCACGCTCCCAGGCTTACTCGAGCTTCCCCCGCCGGGGTTCACGGCGAATGGCACTCGGGACACTGGCTTGATTATGTGCACTGGAGCCGACCTTGTCCGCATCTTCATGGACGAG AACTGTTGGTCTGAGACGTTCCCCGATATCGTGGCAAGTGTTTCCGCCGACAACATCGGCCACGGTTGTATCTGCCAAGGGGGAGTGATACTG ATGAAGGCAGGCCTTCGGGTGCTGTCGCCAGGGGTGTCGAGTTGCGATGTGAAGTTCGTGAGGCAATGCCAGATGATAGAGCAAGGCGTTTGGGCCGTGGTGGACGTGTCTCTTGATGCCAATGGCACATCTGAGCTCAGAGCATGGAACACTGGCCTACCGGGGGCCTGCCGGGTGCTGCCAAGTGGGTGTCTTATCAAGGACATGAACAATGGCTACTGCAAG GTGGCAATGATCGTGAACGCGGAGTACGACAAGGGCTTCATGCGGCCGCCGCTCCACCCGCTGCTGAGCTCAGGGCACACCTTCAGCGCACGCCGCTGGCTGACATCGCTCCAGAGGAGGTGCGAATTCCTTGCGCAGCGCTTGAGCCCCGCCTATGGCATCAGCAGGGCAG GTGGTGCTATAACGCCCGAGGGGCGAAACAACGTCCTGGAGCTGGCACGGAGGATGACGGAGAGCTTCTATGTAGCCATCTCTGCGCCCAGGGGCGAGGCGTGGCGCAAGGTCGCCGACTCGCGCGGCAGCTGCGGAGTCGGCGGCGAGTCCTTCCAGCTGGCCATGCACGTGGTGACTCCGCTCGCTGCACCTGGAGAGCAGGCGGCCGGGCTCGTGCTGTGCGCTACCACGACGGCGTGGCTCCCCGAGATACCGCCGCAGCGCGTGTTCGACTACATCTGCGACGTGGAGCGCCGTGGCGAGTGGGACGTGCTTGCCGAGGGCGCACGCGTGCAGGAGGACGCTTCCCTTGCCACGGCCCAGTTCCCTCTTACCGGCGTCTCCATCCTTCGCCCCACTGTAATG ggtcgtggtcgtggtggaagCAGCTGCAACAAGAAGCTCATCCTGCAGCAGGCTTGCGGCGACGCGCCGTGCATGGTGGTGGCGTACGCTCCGATTGACACGGCAGACCTGAAGGACGTGATGCATGGGGGCAGACGTGCCTCTCTCTCCCTGCTGCCCTCCGGGTTCTCCATCCTTCCTGACGGCGTCGGCGACATACAGACGGATCCGCTTGATGCCAACCCCTCCGCGGTCGACCCCATAGACCACCAGAGGAGCTGCGGATCTCTCGTCTCTGTCCTGCGGCAGACTCACCTGATTGGAGGGAACCTCACCGCACAGACCGTCGACAACTTCGGGAATAATGTCTCCGGTTCCATCATGAAGATCAAGGATGCGGTCCATGCCAAGAGGGTTATGACCGTCTGA